From Candidatus Hydrogenedentota bacterium, one genomic window encodes:
- a CDS encoding 2-oxo acid dehydrogenase subunit E2 codes for MATEFTLPELGENIESGKVTSVMVAVGDTIEKDQPVIEIETDKAALEVPSPFGGTIKEVRVKEGQDIRVGAVVLVIEEGGGAAKAKPAQARKAEEPSAAKVQQAAEPVQEEPETAEEFDELAGPDESETPAPALRQAGAGPLAASPSVRRLAREIGVDVNQVAGSGKGGRVTPEDVKAYARRMNVDAGGVAPSGPAKPAAAAASPLPDFARWGEIERREMSTVRRRTAERLAHAWATIPHVTQFDKADVTGLEELRKRYAKQVEAAGGKLTVTAVLAKVAAAALRKFPQFNTALDFEHEQLVYKQYCHIGIAVDTDRGLLVPVLRDVDTKNLTQISVELTQLAERARTKKTTLEEMQGGCFTISNLGGIGGTAFTPIINAPEVAILGVSRNVVEPVYVNGEFHARTMLPLSLSYDHRVIDGADGARFLRWICEAVENPFLLFLEG; via the coding sequence ATGGCAACGGAATTCACACTCCCTGAACTTGGCGAGAATATCGAATCCGGCAAGGTTACCAGCGTGATGGTCGCCGTAGGGGACACGATTGAGAAGGACCAGCCGGTTATCGAGATCGAGACCGATAAGGCAGCGTTGGAGGTGCCCTCGCCCTTTGGCGGCACAATCAAAGAGGTCCGGGTGAAAGAGGGCCAGGATATCCGGGTGGGGGCGGTGGTGCTGGTTATCGAGGAAGGCGGCGGCGCCGCGAAAGCCAAACCCGCCCAGGCCAGGAAGGCGGAAGAGCCATCCGCGGCGAAAGTCCAGCAGGCGGCGGAACCGGTGCAGGAAGAGCCCGAGACCGCCGAAGAGTTCGATGAGCTTGCCGGGCCGGACGAGTCCGAGACGCCGGCGCCGGCGCTTCGGCAGGCGGGAGCGGGCCCTCTGGCGGCATCGCCGAGCGTTCGCAGACTGGCCCGCGAGATCGGGGTGGACGTGAACCAGGTCGCGGGCTCGGGAAAGGGCGGCCGCGTGACGCCGGAAGATGTGAAGGCCTATGCGCGGCGCATGAACGTGGACGCGGGCGGGGTAGCGCCCTCAGGCCCCGCGAAACCAGCCGCGGCGGCGGCGTCTCCGTTGCCTGACTTCGCCCGCTGGGGCGAAATCGAGCGGCGCGAGATGAGCACGGTGCGACGGCGCACGGCCGAACGCCTGGCGCATGCGTGGGCCACGATTCCCCACGTGACGCAATTCGACAAGGCCGACGTGACGGGGCTCGAGGAGTTGCGAAAACGCTACGCGAAACAGGTCGAAGCGGCCGGCGGCAAACTCACCGTGACGGCGGTGCTGGCCAAGGTGGCGGCTGCCGCGTTGCGCAAGTTCCCGCAGTTCAACACGGCCCTGGATTTCGAGCACGAGCAGCTCGTTTACAAGCAGTATTGCCATATCGGGATTGCCGTTGATACGGATCGCGGCCTGTTGGTGCCCGTGCTGCGCGATGTCGATACCAAGAATCTGACCCAGATCAGCGTCGAGCTTACGCAGTTGGCCGAGCGCGCGCGTACAAAGAAGACGACCCTGGAAGAAATGCAGGGAGGCTGCTTCACGATATCCAATCTGGGAGGGATCGGCGGGACGGCGTTCACCCCTATCATAAACGCGCCCGAAGTCGCGATTCTGGGCGTGTCGCGCAACGTCGTCGAGCCCGTGTACGTCAATGGCGAGTTCCACGCCCGGACCATGCTGCCGCTCAGCTTGTCATACGACCACCGGGTGATTGACGGGGCGGACGGGGCGCGCTTCTTGCGGTGGATTTGTGAGGCCGTCGAGAATCCGTTCCTCCTGTTTCTCGAGGGGTGA
- a CDS encoding NUDIX hydrolase produces the protein MHTKSPWKIKSSRLVYETPWLRVLEDQVVRPDGADGIYSYIETRVAVGAVALTPDNEVYLIGQYRYPTRQYSWEIVEGGAEPGEQPLACIQRELQEEAGLKAAKWTPLGGEIHFSNCISAERGLLFLAEDLEKTEASPEGTEVLEVRTMPFEDAVAMVHRGEIQDVFSIVGLLRAHAFLARRTAD, from the coding sequence GTGCATACGAAAAGCCCTTGGAAAATAAAGTCCAGCCGCCTGGTCTATGAAACGCCGTGGTTGCGGGTGCTCGAGGACCAGGTCGTCCGCCCGGACGGGGCCGACGGCATCTACAGCTACATCGAGACGCGGGTCGCCGTGGGAGCGGTTGCCCTGACCCCGGATAACGAGGTGTACCTGATCGGCCAGTATCGGTATCCGACCCGGCAATACTCGTGGGAAATCGTTGAAGGCGGCGCCGAGCCGGGCGAACAGCCGCTGGCGTGCATCCAGCGCGAATTGCAGGAAGAGGCCGGGCTGAAAGCCGCGAAATGGACGCCCCTGGGCGGCGAAATCCACTTCAGCAACTGTATCTCGGCGGAACGCGGCCTGTTGTTCTTGGCGGAGGACCTGGAAAAGACCGAGGCGTCCCCCGAAGGCACCGAAGTGCTCGAGGTGCGCACCATGCCGTTCGAGGACGCCGTGGCGATGGTGCATCGAGGCGAGATCCAAGACGTATTCAGCATTGTCGGATTGTTGCGGGCACACGCTTTTCTGGCGCGGCGAACGGCTGACTAG
- a CDS encoding FGGY family carbohydrate kinase: MKTRAVAVLDVGKTNKKIRLYDRRFQPLAEERTGFDARMKDGLEIEPTEELLAWFKKAMAGLGKTYDIRAIVVCAHGATLAMLDANGKLAYPVISYTSEKGAEIEQEFYDTFGAPEELHYDTCTPNVGFANCGKALFYVFKRMPEVWDKVDTVLFYNSYLGYELTGNYSMEPTYLGNHNYLWNFFDGTWSQVAIRMGAHTRFPDKMGNPWDSLGTVKPELAKACNLPEDCLVTLGIHDSNANFLPYLAKGYEKFILNSTGTWCVLMSQAPTPILTETEVKSKVFYNLDAFNRPLKTVIFPGGMEYEKFGALTSVKDESSVDGVRKVIAERRTFVVPGVMPAASAFPGVDAKVVAGGEVRLYEELEAAGGEPYSYLGQEYYAALNVSLALATRQLLERCGGEKGTAVFIEGGFANNKRYCELLAALCPDYTIALTNQAEGTAFGAALTAWMLADGLDLTSIGKEFEIETTPITPPDFGDLRGYWQAFKGHLQNE, encoded by the coding sequence GTGAAAACGCGCGCCGTTGCGGTACTCGATGTGGGCAAGACGAACAAGAAGATCCGGTTGTACGACCGCCGGTTTCAACCGTTGGCGGAAGAACGAACGGGTTTCGATGCCAGGATGAAGGACGGCCTCGAAATCGAGCCCACCGAGGAGTTGCTCGCGTGGTTCAAGAAAGCGATGGCGGGACTGGGCAAGACGTATGACATTCGAGCGATTGTCGTCTGTGCGCACGGCGCGACATTGGCTATGCTCGATGCGAACGGCAAGCTGGCGTACCCGGTGATCTCGTACACGAGCGAGAAGGGCGCCGAAATCGAGCAGGAGTTCTACGACACGTTCGGCGCTCCCGAGGAATTGCACTACGACACGTGCACCCCGAACGTCGGGTTCGCCAACTGCGGGAAAGCCCTGTTTTACGTGTTCAAGCGCATGCCCGAGGTGTGGGACAAGGTCGACACGGTCCTCTTCTACAATTCGTATCTCGGGTACGAGCTGACCGGCAACTACAGCATGGAGCCAACGTACCTTGGCAATCACAACTACCTGTGGAACTTCTTCGACGGCACCTGGAGCCAGGTGGCGATCCGGATGGGGGCACACACGCGGTTTCCCGACAAGATGGGAAATCCATGGGACTCGCTCGGCACGGTGAAGCCCGAACTGGCCAAGGCATGCAACCTGCCCGAAGACTGCCTGGTCACCCTGGGGATCCACGACTCGAACGCCAATTTCCTGCCCTATCTGGCCAAGGGGTACGAGAAGTTTATCCTGAACTCGACCGGCACATGGTGCGTGTTGATGAGCCAGGCGCCTACGCCGATCCTGACCGAGACGGAGGTCAAATCGAAGGTCTTCTACAACCTCGACGCATTCAACCGTCCCCTCAAAACCGTCATTTTCCCCGGCGGCATGGAATACGAGAAATTCGGCGCCCTGACCAGTGTGAAAGATGAAAGTTCCGTAGACGGCGTGAGAAAAGTGATCGCCGAGAGGCGCACTTTTGTTGTGCCCGGGGTCATGCCCGCGGCAAGCGCGTTTCCGGGAGTGGATGCGAAGGTGGTAGCGGGCGGCGAGGTGCGTTTGTACGAGGAGTTGGAGGCCGCGGGCGGCGAACCCTATTCGTATCTTGGCCAGGAGTACTATGCGGCGCTGAACGTGAGCCTGGCGTTGGCCACGCGCCAGCTTCTCGAACGGTGCGGCGGCGAGAAGGGAACAGCGGTGTTCATCGAGGGCGGGTTCGCCAACAACAAGCGCTATTGTGAACTGCTCGCCGCGCTCTGCCCGGACTATACCATCGCATTGACCAATCAGGCCGAAGGCACGGCGTTTGGCGCGGCGCTGACCGCATGGATGCTGGCTGACGGCCTGGATTTGACGAGCATCGGCAAGGAATTCGAGATCGAGACGACTCCCATAACGCCCCCTGATTTCGGCGACCTGCGCGGGTATTGGCAGGCATTCAAGGGCCATCTGCAGAATGAGTAG